The Nitrospinota bacterium genome window below encodes:
- a CDS encoding enoyl-CoA hydratase/isomerase family protein, producing the protein MTTETLLYEAADGVGLITINRPEKMNAMTYATMDELTALLDRIEADPEVRVLIITGAGDKAFIAGGDIGEFYESVKAGVEPALREFVRRGQGLLSRMERFPKPIIAAVNGYALGAGCEMTEAVPLAIASETARFGQPEVNLGFPPCFGGTQRLARLVGRKRALKMILTGEMISAQEALEIGLVNAVVPPDSLLEEARKLAATIAEKPPVAVRTSLEGVTRGLNMTVDEGLNLEASLFAQTAATNDIHEGIGAFLEKRKPKFTGA; encoded by the coding sequence ATGACTACCGAAACCTTGCTCTACGAGGCCGCCGATGGAGTCGGACTCATTACCATCAACCGGCCCGAAAAGATGAACGCCATGACGTATGCCACCATGGATGAGCTCACAGCACTTCTCGATCGGATCGAGGCCGACCCAGAGGTCCGGGTGCTCATCATAACGGGAGCCGGTGATAAAGCCTTTATCGCCGGGGGGGATATTGGTGAGTTTTACGAGAGCGTCAAGGCCGGGGTCGAGCCGGCGCTCAGAGAGTTCGTCCGAAGAGGGCAGGGCCTCCTGAGCAGGATGGAGCGCTTCCCTAAGCCCATCATAGCGGCAGTTAACGGCTACGCCCTGGGTGCGGGCTGCGAGATGACCGAAGCCGTGCCCCTGGCGATCGCAAGCGAGACGGCCCGCTTCGGCCAGCCAGAGGTCAACCTCGGCTTCCCGCCCTGTTTCGGCGGCACCCAGCGCCTGGCGCGTCTCGTGGGTCGTAAAAGGGCCTTGAAGATGATTCTCACCGGGGAGATGATTTCCGCCCAGGAGGCCTTGGAAATCGGTCTCGTAAACGCCGTCGTCCCGCCCGACTCCCTCCTGGAAGAAGCGAGAAAGCTCGCCGCGACGATAGCCGAGAAGCCCCCCGTGGCAGTCCGCACCAGCCTTGAGGGCGTAACCAGGGGGCTCAACATGACGGTGGACGAAGGGCTCAATCTTGAGGCCAGCCTATTCGCCCAGACGGCGGCCACCAATGACATCCACGAAGGGATTGGCGCCTTCCTCGAGAAACGTAAACCCAAGTTCACCGGAGCATGA
- a CDS encoding insulinase family protein: MKKHQAPISSLAAGWAVALFAGLLLTAPIVHASPQKTSLFSDLHTFSLPNGLRVILRENHAAPVVAIQAWVRVGSAQELDAQAGMAHVLEHMLFKGTERRGLGEVARAVESRGGTINAFTSYDHTVYHLEMASRDLPEGLEVLADAIQRSTLDGEELRKESQVILEEFKRARDRPAREVYRRLSERAFMVHPYRRPVIGYEETFKTFTRPELMAFYQRWYRPQNIFLVIVGDIDVSAVTALVKLHFGSKGWPVGEPPIRDLPIEPPQERFRGVVFKYSAAKARLAVAFHIPGASDPSTHALDALAFILGQGESSRLFRRVKEDRQLVHEVSSYALTPRDPGLLVATAVLDPAKAEMALGSIMTELFRVAHEGPTGEELDRAKINLVSEFVYDQETMRGQARSLGYFESLMGDVKAAQRYVDRVKALVPADIKRVARSYLKPANCTVALLLPNETSSDVDEARLESLTMKAMEEAAADTEARKAAVNKTVFENGLTLLVKENHAVPTVAIRAAIMGGLRYETSETNGVSRLTSLLLTHGSAHHTAAEMAAAVESTAGRMEGFSGRNSFGLAAEFLSVDWERGLDLVAEAMLTPAFDPEEVKKKKAETLAAIAQRRDDLFHESLMLFSRTLYDGHPYAMDTLGTEASIGSLTRGDILQFYNSSLAPKHLVLAVVGDVKAGAVRGVVKRLFGGLGGNSSTPPEFPGLARLSTIKNATLERPKRQAHVFLGFPGVRLDSPERYPLDVLEGVLSGQTGRLFVELRDKRSLAYALTGFARANLDPGFIAVYLGTSPEKLKEAVAGIRRELKRLVEEPVGAEELEAAKRSIVGRYELRHQTNASQAESLALMELYGIGYEDVGTYPEKILSVTSEDLQRVARQYLTLESYVLAVVKPPQ; encoded by the coding sequence ATGAAAAAGCACCAAGCTCCTATATCGTCTCTTGCTGCGGGGTGGGCGGTTGCACTCTTCGCCGGGCTCCTCCTGACTGCCCCCATTGTTCATGCCTCACCCCAAAAGACGAGCCTCTTCTCTGATTTACATACCTTTAGCCTGCCAAATGGTTTGAGAGTCATCCTCCGGGAAAACCACGCCGCTCCCGTCGTAGCTATCCAGGCGTGGGTGCGAGTAGGCAGCGCTCAAGAGCTAGACGCCCAAGCGGGAATGGCTCACGTGCTCGAGCACATGCTCTTTAAGGGTACGGAGCGCCGGGGGCTAGGGGAGGTCGCTCGGGCTGTCGAGTCCCGCGGGGGGACGATAAACGCCTTCACGTCGTACGACCACACCGTCTACCATCTCGAGATGGCCAGCCGAGACCTTCCGGAGGGGCTGGAAGTGCTCGCCGATGCCATACAGCGCTCTACCCTCGATGGGGAGGAGTTGCGCAAAGAGAGCCAGGTCATCCTCGAGGAGTTTAAGCGCGCGAGGGATCGGCCCGCCCGAGAGGTCTATCGGCGCCTTTCCGAAAGAGCATTCATGGTCCACCCCTATCGGCGGCCGGTGATTGGCTACGAGGAGACTTTCAAGACCTTTACCAGGCCTGAGCTGATGGCATTCTACCAACGGTGGTACAGACCACAAAACATTTTTCTCGTCATCGTAGGCGACATCGACGTGTCGGCTGTCACCGCATTGGTAAAGCTTCATTTCGGCTCCAAGGGGTGGCCTGTGGGAGAGCCTCCCATTAGAGATCTTCCCATTGAGCCGCCGCAGGAAAGATTTCGGGGTGTGGTTTTTAAATACTCTGCCGCCAAAGCCCGCCTTGCCGTCGCCTTTCACATCCCCGGGGCGAGCGACCCCTCGACACACGCCCTCGATGCCTTGGCCTTCATACTCGGCCAGGGCGAGAGCTCACGTCTCTTCCGTCGTGTGAAGGAAGACCGGCAGCTCGTTCACGAGGTCTCAAGCTACGCCCTCACCCCCCGCGACCCCGGGCTGCTGGTTGCAACGGCGGTGCTCGATCCGGCTAAGGCGGAGATGGCTCTCGGTTCCATCATGACTGAGCTTTTCCGAGTGGCCCATGAAGGCCCGACCGGTGAGGAGCTTGACAGAGCCAAAATCAACCTGGTCAGCGAGTTCGTCTATGACCAGGAGACCATGCGGGGTCAGGCCCGAAGCCTCGGCTATTTCGAGAGCCTGATGGGCGACGTCAAAGCGGCGCAGAGGTACGTCGATCGGGTTAAAGCCCTCGTCCCAGCCGATATCAAGCGGGTGGCCAGGAGCTATCTGAAACCAGCAAATTGTACTGTCGCATTGTTGCTCCCGAACGAGACGTCCAGCGACGTGGATGAGGCACGCCTGGAAAGCCTAACCATGAAGGCGATGGAAGAGGCCGCAGCCGATACCGAGGCCCGGAAGGCCGCTGTCAATAAGACGGTTTTCGAAAACGGTCTCACATTGCTCGTAAAAGAAAACCACGCAGTGCCGACGGTGGCTATCAGGGCGGCCATTATGGGGGGGCTGCGTTACGAGACCTCCGAGACCAACGGCGTTAGCCGCCTGACCTCTCTCTTGTTGACCCACGGCTCAGCTCACCACACCGCCGCCGAGATGGCGGCGGCCGTGGAGTCCACGGCGGGGCGCATGGAGGGCTTCAGCGGGCGCAACAGCTTTGGGCTCGCCGCAGAGTTCTTAAGCGTGGACTGGGAGCGGGGCTTGGACTTGGTGGCCGAGGCTATGCTCACCCCCGCCTTCGACCCTGAGGAGGTGAAGAAGAAAAAAGCCGAGACCTTGGCGGCCATTGCCCAGCGGCGCGACGACCTATTCCACGAATCCCTCATGCTCTTCAGCCGAACCCTCTACGACGGCCATCCCTACGCCATGGATACTTTGGGGACGGAGGCCTCCATCGGCTCACTCACCCGTGGCGACATCCTACAGTTTTACAATAGTAGCCTTGCGCCAAAACATCTCGTCTTGGCAGTGGTAGGTGATGTGAAAGCGGGAGCCGTACGCGGGGTCGTCAAGCGGCTTTTTGGGGGCCTTGGAGGCAATAGTTCCACCCCACCAGAGTTCCCTGGCCTAGCCCGCCTCAGCACTATAAAGAATGCAACCCTGGAGAGACCCAAACGCCAAGCCCATGTGTTCCTTGGGTTTCCCGGTGTGCGCCTGGACTCGCCTGAACGATATCCGCTCGATGTGCTGGAGGGGGTTCTCTCGGGCCAAACCGGCCGGCTCTTCGTTGAGCTTCGAGACAAACGCAGCCTGGCTTATGCTCTGACGGGCTTTGCCAGAGCTAATCTCGACCCGGGTTTTATTGCCGTCTACCTCGGCACGAGCCCGGAGAAACTGAAGGAGGCCGTGGCTGGAATCCGCCGGGAGCTTAAGCGCCTGGTGGAAGAGCCCGTAGGGGCTGAGGAGCTGGAGGCCGCCAAACGCTCCATTGTCGGAAGGTACGAGCTCCGCCACCAGACCAACGCATCTCAGGCCGAGAGTTTGGCACTAATGGAGCTCTACGGTATCGGTTACGAGGATGTCGGCACCTATCCCGAAAAAATTCTCTCCGTCACATCCGAGGACCTTCAACGGGTTGCCCGCCAGTACCTGACCCTTGAGAGCTACGTCCTTGCGGTGGTCAAGCCCCCTCAGTAG
- a CDS encoding AsmA-like C-terminal domain-containing protein, with protein MRLFKKTLILAGAFIAILVVVVAATAFLVSDIDRYKPAIEARLSEATGMEVTIAHIRFGILRGVAFEGHDVIIKNPQHPKSYLTIKKLSLALKTMPLLSKQVIVKRLRLDRPVLHVSTGPDPQEVEIKSLFTKILGLASQAAEHGFYFEARSATIKGGEVLFYDAEGQETVLAHFRDLAVKLSGLKTMAPTRYALSGRLLYKDNSMSFNLNGVTNDLPVRFDPALVSVEGTGSIQNVPGRLVKSYLMPHGPVQALEGTFDISTTYRGNLGGGIDAEGYCHFTSLYIDYPKLFKAPLKADQGIINYALTFKDDDLNVHRFEIDSEDVAFRGSFSINDITSGNAKFAGELSTTAMLAKDIVQLLPSGSSPEVKELVKAMNPSGQMEVKRLEVSGPFQTLQSDKEIGPIVTASADFVLRNLGLTFGPDMPPFKDWMGEISYNGRKVTFHGVGGRVGEGSQVESLNGTILDIATENPVADLTIVTRLKAGDFRNHIQRWLNKESPILSEGIIVEGVMHTDLSVVGPLKSPSNLNISGTITLERISITNPSSGLSLQNISGVLRVKPDRIEVENFTIFYGDRPIRITGSVHSYMEDVVKFNDMTVDLGEGLPTIESLHGSLDKLQHSVVFETDKPIAYRDGLMEAVHARISDLNTAPRFDLYFRGELPASQVFQLATLLSVSDEQRNPLLESLSEASGRVDLALNASGHLRSLQTETTWAAQLSFEQMTFPQTHPLGRIRSLSGMLNLTPDLLSIITLSAAIGKSEVTLHGSIQDYLADEPLVSSLTVESSGLEMADALSLFDYPKEDYDARGILTGHITASGPLLTRPDATRFDGLVNLAKGYLNFDQVPPLEALSAKMKFKQGEVVLEEARFLFLGSPTSVSANFKGFRNPVITARARFEHLDLDRLAPPPLEGQSPWLRLFDRALVLSERSLDNDFLRRSALNLELVVERGTFQSSTFGPLASKAVLKNQRLTVEQVEINTALGFMKGEGYLNFSGTEPTIFGLRGALLDADAKRIAETWGPDWDVVTGTLNASTSVQCYEEGLDRGLLGCVHGHLLVRLNDGYVRKTGVIEPLAEKLQFSKSFKRTRRDTVPVLRYKTILGDFVLNEGLLTTNNFAINGSKIKIATDGQVNLFHDTMDLKVSVLTYNAINQIVHNIPILNLFAEDNKSLVASYYEVSGGVGEPQVISIPNKSMEMTLIRTFHKIFKVPQRIIMAPIDLFNHLPPLGKSSTRSD; from the coding sequence ATGCGGCTCTTTAAAAAAACCCTCATTCTGGCAGGCGCCTTCATCGCTATCCTTGTCGTCGTGGTAGCAGCGACGGCGTTTTTGGTTTCAGATATTGACCGCTACAAGCCGGCCATAGAGGCGCGCCTATCGGAAGCCACCGGGATGGAGGTAACCATCGCCCACATCCGCTTCGGTATCCTCCGAGGCGTTGCCTTTGAAGGCCACGACGTCATAATCAAGAACCCCCAGCATCCGAAATCCTACCTTACAATAAAAAAGCTGAGTTTAGCCCTAAAGACCATGCCTTTACTAAGCAAACAGGTTATCGTAAAACGCCTCCGATTGGATAGGCCTGTCCTGCATGTGTCCACTGGCCCGGACCCCCAGGAGGTAGAGATCAAATCGTTGTTCACGAAGATTCTTGGACTAGCTTCTCAGGCGGCTGAGCATGGGTTTTACTTCGAAGCTCGATCGGCGACGATTAAAGGTGGAGAGGTTCTCTTCTACGACGCTGAGGGTCAAGAAACCGTCCTGGCCCACTTTAGGGACCTGGCAGTTAAGCTCTCAGGCCTCAAGACAATGGCTCCCACCCGGTACGCCCTATCCGGCCGACTCCTCTATAAGGACAACTCAATGTCCTTCAACCTAAACGGGGTGACCAACGACTTGCCAGTCCGGTTTGACCCTGCCCTTGTATCAGTTGAAGGGACGGGTAGTATTCAGAATGTTCCAGGCCGATTGGTCAAAAGCTACTTGATGCCCCACGGGCCGGTGCAGGCCTTGGAGGGAACGTTCGACATCAGTACTACTTATCGAGGTAACCTGGGAGGCGGCATTGACGCAGAGGGCTACTGTCATTTTACCTCGCTCTACATCGATTATCCAAAGCTGTTCAAGGCCCCTCTTAAAGCCGACCAGGGGATTATCAACTACGCCCTAACCTTTAAGGATGATGACCTGAATGTCCATCGCTTCGAGATTGACTCTGAAGATGTAGCATTCAGGGGTTCTTTTTCCATTAACGATATCACCTCCGGCAACGCCAAGTTCGCTGGCGAACTTTCCACCACTGCTATGTTGGCCAAGGACATCGTCCAGCTCCTTCCTTCCGGCTCCTCCCCAGAGGTAAAGGAGCTGGTCAAAGCCATGAATCCATCTGGCCAGATGGAAGTAAAACGCCTGGAGGTCAGTGGCCCCTTCCAAACCCTTCAAAGCGACAAGGAAATCGGTCCTATTGTGACTGCATCGGCCGACTTCGTGCTGAGGAATCTCGGCCTGACCTTCGGCCCCGACATGCCTCCCTTCAAAGACTGGATGGGGGAGATCAGTTACAACGGCCGAAAGGTCACCTTCCATGGGGTGGGGGGCCGTGTCGGTGAAGGGAGCCAGGTCGAGTCCCTGAACGGCACTATCCTAGATATAGCCACGGAAAATCCCGTAGCCGACCTGACGATTGTAACCCGTCTTAAGGCGGGCGATTTTCGTAATCACATCCAAAGGTGGTTGAACAAAGAGTCCCCAATATTGTCAGAAGGGATCATCGTGGAAGGAGTCATGCACACCGACCTCTCCGTGGTCGGCCCCCTCAAGAGCCCGTCCAATCTGAACATCTCAGGAACTATCACCCTTGAGCGCATCTCAATCACCAATCCCTCTTCTGGGCTTAGCTTGCAGAATATTTCGGGAGTTCTAAGGGTAAAGCCAGACCGTATCGAGGTTGAAAATTTTACCATTTTTTACGGAGACCGCCCGATTCGCATCACTGGCAGTGTTCACAGCTATATGGAAGATGTTGTCAAGTTCAACGATATGACCGTTGACCTGGGTGAGGGGCTCCCGACTATAGAGAGCTTGCATGGTAGTCTCGACAAGCTCCAGCATTCGGTGGTTTTTGAGACCGACAAGCCCATAGCGTACCGCGATGGGCTCATGGAGGCCGTCCATGCCCGGATTTCCGACCTTAACACGGCCCCCCGTTTCGATCTCTACTTTAGGGGCGAGCTTCCCGCAAGCCAGGTATTTCAGCTGGCCACCTTGCTTTCCGTCTCCGATGAGCAGCGAAATCCCCTTCTTGAATCGCTTAGCGAAGCCTCGGGGAGAGTCGACCTGGCCCTCAACGCCTCTGGCCATCTGAGAAGCCTGCAGACCGAAACGACCTGGGCGGCACAGCTTTCCTTCGAGCAGATGACTTTCCCCCAGACACATCCTCTGGGCCGTATACGTTCCCTTTCGGGCATGCTCAATTTGACCCCCGACCTCCTTTCCATCATTACACTATCCGCCGCCATCGGGAAATCAGAAGTAACCCTCCACGGCTCAATCCAAGACTACCTGGCCGACGAGCCCCTCGTCTCCTCCCTTACCGTGGAGTCATCGGGCCTCGAAATGGCCGATGCCCTAAGCCTTTTTGACTATCCCAAGGAGGATTACGATGCAAGGGGCATCTTGACCGGTCACATCACTGCCTCGGGCCCTCTGCTCACTAGGCCCGATGCCACACGCTTTGACGGTTTGGTCAACCTCGCCAAGGGCTACCTCAACTTCGATCAAGTCCCTCCCCTTGAAGCCCTATCAGCTAAAATGAAATTTAAACAGGGCGAGGTGGTGCTCGAAGAGGCACGTTTCTTATTCTTGGGCTCCCCGACCTCAGTCTCAGCCAACTTCAAGGGGTTTCGCAATCCCGTTATAACGGCACGCGCTCGCTTCGAGCATCTCGATTTAGACCGTTTGGCCCCGCCGCCGCTCGAGGGACAAAGCCCATGGCTACGGCTTTTCGACCGTGCCTTGGTCTTAAGCGAGCGCTCCCTCGATAATGACTTTTTACGCCGTTCCGCATTGAACCTCGAACTGGTGGTTGAGCGGGGCACCTTCCAGTCATCTACCTTCGGACCCCTAGCGAGCAAGGCGGTGCTCAAGAATCAAAGACTGACGGTGGAGCAGGTTGAAATCAACACAGCCCTTGGATTTATGAAAGGCGAGGGGTATTTGAATTTTTCCGGAACCGAGCCGACGATATTCGGCCTGAGAGGCGCGCTTCTTGATGCCGATGCGAAACGGATCGCTGAGACCTGGGGGCCTGACTGGGACGTGGTCACAGGGACTCTCAATGCAAGCACCAGCGTGCAGTGCTACGAGGAAGGATTAGACAGGGGCCTGTTGGGGTGCGTCCATGGCCATCTCTTGGTCCGACTGAATGACGGATACGTCCGAAAGACGGGTGTCATCGAGCCGTTGGCCGAGAAGCTCCAGTTTTCTAAGAGCTTCAAGCGGACCAGACGAGATACGGTGCCGGTCTTGCGCTATAAAACCATATTAGGAGACTTCGTCCTAAACGAGGGGCTACTTACCACCAACAATTTCGCCATTAATGGCTCAAAGATTAAGATTGCGACCGACGGCCAAGTCAACCTGTTCCACGACACTATGGACCTCAAGGTGAGCGTATTGACCTACAACGCTATAAACCAAATCGTCCACAATATTCCAATCCTTAATCTCTTCGCAGAGGACAATAAAAGCCTCGTTGCGAGCTACTATGAGGTATCGGGCGGTGTTGGAGAGCCCCAGGTAATCTCCATTCCCAACAAGTCGATGGAAATGACACTCATCCGAACTTTCCATAAAATCTTCAAAGTGCCCCAGCGCATTATCATGGCGCCGATCGACCTTTTTAATCATCTCCCACCTCTAGGGAAGTCTTCCACCCGTTCTGATTAA
- a CDS encoding Do family serine endopeptidase, translating into MRYRFSMAIAFVFLLLSPQGGLKAEKPTAGALEHLESLQKVFGMIAEEAKPAVVSIKIRGALQHPEVESRKRPGKIIPKRSSGSGVVVDPEGYILTNHHVIEGADKIEVIFSDKRRYEAEVIGRDPKTDLAVLRVKNEKPLPVAKLGDSDKTAIGEWAIAIGSPFGLDQTVTVGVISATGRSGVGLAHYENYIQTDAAINPGNSGGPLLNLRGEVIGINTAVFSRGGGIGLAIPINMARRIMKQLIEKGKVVRGYIGVFIQPITPEIAEQFGLKGTEGALISDVMPDTPAAKGGLQRGDVIVSFDDRAVETVSQLQRFAADSPPGTEVALKVIRDETERVLKVTLGELPEAPPKIRQASLKYGITVEALTKELAERHDVEPGLGILVAEVKQGSPADGDGLEKGDIILEADRAPIKSLKQFEKTLQKLVAGGDVLVLVSRNKRSRFQILHGLKTEPK; encoded by the coding sequence ATGCGATATAGGTTCTCGATGGCAATTGCTTTCGTCTTTCTCCTTCTTTCGCCCCAGGGAGGCCTAAAGGCCGAGAAACCCACGGCGGGAGCCCTGGAGCACTTGGAGTCGCTCCAGAAAGTCTTCGGAATGATCGCTGAAGAGGCCAAACCGGCGGTCGTCTCTATCAAGATAAGGGGGGCGCTCCAGCACCCAGAAGTGGAAAGCCGCAAGCGTCCAGGAAAGATTATTCCTAAGCGCAGCAGCGGCTCAGGCGTCGTTGTCGATCCGGAAGGTTACATCCTCACCAACCACCATGTCATCGAAGGGGCTGACAAGATCGAGGTCATCTTCTCGGACAAGCGTCGTTACGAGGCAGAAGTGATCGGCCGGGATCCCAAGACCGACCTTGCGGTCTTACGAGTCAAGAACGAGAAGCCTCTGCCCGTGGCAAAGCTTGGCGACTCAGACAAAACCGCCATAGGCGAATGGGCGATAGCCATTGGGAGCCCCTTCGGGCTTGACCAGACGGTAACCGTCGGCGTCATCAGCGCCACGGGTCGCTCTGGCGTGGGCCTTGCCCATTACGAAAACTACATTCAAACCGACGCCGCCATCAATCCGGGCAACTCTGGGGGCCCGCTCTTGAATCTCCGGGGCGAGGTCATCGGTATCAATACCGCCGTCTTTAGCCGCGGTGGCGGCATAGGGCTTGCCATACCCATCAACATGGCCCGACGTATCATGAAACAGCTTATAGAGAAGGGCAAGGTCGTAAGGGGGTACATTGGGGTCTTCATCCAGCCCATCACCCCGGAGATTGCCGAGCAGTTTGGTCTCAAGGGGACCGAAGGGGCACTGATTAGTGACGTCATGCCAGATACGCCAGCGGCGAAAGGAGGCCTTCAGCGTGGTGATGTGATTGTCAGCTTCGACGACCGGGCGGTGGAGACGGTGAGCCAGCTCCAACGCTTTGCGGCCGATAGCCCCCCGGGGACCGAGGTCGCTCTCAAGGTTATTCGAGACGAGACGGAGCGGGTCTTGAAAGTCACCCTTGGCGAGCTTCCCGAGGCACCTCCGAAAATACGGCAGGCGAGTCTCAAATATGGTATTACCGTCGAAGCGCTAACCAAAGAGCTGGCCGAGCGCCACGACGTGGAGCCCGGCCTCGGGATCCTCGTAGCCGAGGTGAAGCAGGGGAGCCCCGCCGATGGCGACGGGCTGGAGAAGGGTGACATCATCCTTGAAGCGGATCGCGCTCCCATTAAAAGCCTCAAACAGTTTGAGAAAACCTTGCAGAAGCTTGTCGCTGGCGGAGACGTCCTCGTTCTAGTGAGCCGCAATAAGCGGTCCCGCTTCCAAATTCTTCATGGGCTGAAAACCGAGCCGAAGTAA
- a CDS encoding zf-HC2 domain-containing protein, with protein MKECSDVQDLLDAYVDNELSSSEAAAVQRHVESCHTCSAQLEELEELKRALREAPRPQVSLQLRERVVQGIRQEERSPISLLLRGRPHGLIAAGLAAAALVAGVILWSGGLFKAQEPMYALILADHRRSLSSTAKTDMMTSDRQALWSWLNEHTSFLLPPSLVARIKLGLLGGRFMKMDGEEAASIQYSWKGGRVSLIAMDSHAPMPASSRKRMFKGRALFIDTYKGYNVLMWHEGGLLVCAVTALDSDEIMDMLFEVRSESPLKV; from the coding sequence ATGAAGGAATGCAGCGACGTCCAAGACCTCCTGGACGCCTATGTCGATAACGAGCTCTCCTCTTCAGAGGCTGCGGCCGTGCAGCGTCACGTGGAGTCGTGCCACACATGCTCGGCCCAATTGGAGGAGCTCGAGGAGCTCAAACGGGCCCTTCGCGAGGCCCCCAGGCCTCAGGTCTCCTTACAACTTAGAGAACGGGTCGTCCAAGGAATCAGGCAGGAAGAACGATCCCCCATTTCACTGCTTCTACGCGGCCGGCCCCATGGGCTCATTGCGGCTGGCCTGGCTGCAGCGGCCCTCGTCGCAGGGGTCATTCTCTGGTCGGGCGGTCTCTTTAAAGCTCAAGAGCCCATGTACGCCTTGATTCTGGCGGACCATCGCCGATCGCTCTCTTCGACTGCTAAAACGGATATGATGACATCAGACCGGCAAGCGCTCTGGAGTTGGTTGAACGAGCACACCTCATTCCTTCTGCCTCCCTCTTTGGTCGCTCGAATCAAGTTGGGGCTGCTCGGAGGGCGGTTTATGAAGATGGATGGGGAGGAGGCCGCCTCCATACAGTATAGCTGGAAAGGGGGGCGGGTATCCCTTATTGCTATGGATAGCCACGCCCCTATGCCTGCCTCATCCCGCAAGCGCATGTTTAAAGGAAGAGCCCTTTTCATCGACACGTACAAGGGCTATAATGTTTTGATGTGGCACGAAGGAGGCTTGCTCGTCTGCGCCGTAACGGCTCTCGACAGTGATGAAATTATGGATATGCTTTTTGAGGTTCGCTCCGAGAGCCCATTAAAAGTCTAA
- a CDS encoding TlpA family protein disulfide reductase, whose amino-acid sequence MGAQKGRHRLKTCLALVLVLCALIPAYAKEQGSALGKLLEEVGFETVMPPTEASPFALSTIEGETSDLGDYKGRLLLLHFWATWSPPAPFEVAELGKLQRALHAEPFTVLAVAIDVAQKPSIEAFVQEYSPSVPVLLDLWGEVSEGYNVRVVPTSILIDGQGRVIGRAEGARSWSNQSMIDALKKLVEAPAQYGIIMGRSTLEVSERKR is encoded by the coding sequence ATGGGAGCTCAAAAGGGCCGACATCGCCTGAAGACCTGCCTTGCTCTCGTCCTTGTCCTCTGCGCCTTGATTCCCGCCTACGCCAAGGAGCAAGGGTCAGCGCTAGGGAAACTGCTCGAAGAGGTGGGATTCGAGACGGTGATGCCGCCTACAGAGGCTTCCCCCTTCGCCCTCTCCACCATAGAGGGAGAAACTTCGGACCTCGGTGATTATAAGGGCCGCCTGCTCCTGCTCCATTTCTGGGCCACCTGGAGTCCCCCTGCGCCTTTTGAGGTGGCGGAGCTGGGAAAGCTCCAGAGAGCATTGCATGCCGAGCCCTTTACGGTTCTCGCCGTTGCTATCGATGTCGCGCAAAAGCCTTCCATTGAGGCTTTCGTCCAAGAGTACTCCCCGTCGGTCCCCGTGCTCCTAGATCTATGGGGGGAGGTCTCGGAGGGTTACAACGTACGGGTCGTTCCTACCTCGATCCTCATTGACGGACAAGGGCGCGTGATCGGCCGGGCCGAGGGGGCCCGCAGCTGGAGCAACCAATCGATGATCGATGCGCTGAAAAAACTCGTGGAGGCCCCAGCTCAATATGGCATAATAATGGGCAGATCTACCCTCGAGGTCTCTGAAAGGAAACGGTGA
- the lgt gene encoding prolipoprotein diacylglyceryl transferase has translation MNPILIQIGPLTIRYYGLMYAVAILVGLALVRRDVRRRGLPITDDDVANFVLIAVAAGILGARAYYVAFNWDFYGQNWKEIPAIWHGGLAIHGGLAGGVLAGWWFVRRHNLPFLLMSDVAAPTLILGQAFGRFGNFMNGDAHGVPTSMPWGVIFPGYSIAGQEFPHIPIHPTMLYEMVLNLMIFVFLYRLRLRPAKDGFLFSLYLVLYSTGRYVVSFFRADSLMLGPYRAAHVVSLLIIALAGGYIVKERLWELKRADIA, from the coding sequence ATGAACCCGATTCTGATTCAGATCGGCCCCCTCACCATTCGCTACTACGGCCTTATGTACGCCGTCGCCATATTGGTGGGCTTGGCCTTGGTCAGGCGCGATGTTAGGAGGCGAGGGCTTCCCATCACCGACGACGACGTGGCAAATTTCGTTCTCATTGCTGTGGCTGCGGGGATACTGGGGGCCCGAGCTTATTACGTGGCATTTAATTGGGATTTCTACGGCCAGAACTGGAAAGAAATCCCCGCCATCTGGCACGGGGGGCTCGCCATCCACGGGGGGCTTGCCGGGGGCGTGCTTGCCGGGTGGTGGTTTGTCCGCCGCCACAACCTACCATTTCTCCTCATGAGCGACGTAGCCGCCCCCACCTTGATTTTGGGCCAGGCTTTCGGCCGCTTCGGCAACTTCATGAACGGCGATGCCCACGGGGTGCCGACGTCTATGCCGTGGGGCGTTATCTTTCCTGGCTATAGCATTGCGGGTCAGGAGTTTCCCCATATACCCATCCACCCAACCATGCTCTACGAGATGGTGTTGAACCTAATGATATTTGTTTTTTTGTATCGCCTCCGGCTTCGGCCAGCCAAAGACGGATTTCTCTTTTCTCTCTACCTGGTGCTATACTCGACGGGCCGCTATGTCGTAAGCTTTTTTCGGGCCGACAGCCTGATGTTGGGCCCATATAGGGCCGCGCACGTTGTGAGCCTTCTGATCATAGCGTTAGCTGGGGGTTATATTGTGAAGGAGCGACTATGGGAGCTCAAAAGGGCCGACATCGCCTGA